TTTGTCATAAGATAAATGTAAAGTTACTACTTAGATGATAACTTAAAATTTTAACCTTACTCTGTAACATGGCGATAGGCAACACTCCAAAACAGGCCTTTAATGTATAATAATACACTAACAATGATATCATCGCTTTAATTTCCAACTAGCACTTCCTTTATAATTAATCTATCTGGATATCAATCAAAACAAATCAAAGGACTAACGTTTTGATGTAGATGGGCGGTATTCTGAGTTTGTCTAGATAAgtaattttacaaaaaaaaaattaaagcaggaatttttttttattaatcacAAAACggagcaatttttttttattaattttacaatttgcttatttaaaaaataaaataaatttagtaAACTATTAAATAGAAAATTTGGCCAGATAAGAAACTCAAATGCGCAACTAGTGCAGTGGTAGTTATGCTTTGTCACGTTGATTCTCCATGTTCGAATCCTCCAATCCGCCTTTTTTCCACTTTCAACTTTCTATTTTTTATCTTCGATCTTCACCCTTCCCGCGACTCCAAGCGTATATCCGTGGGTCACGGGATACCACTTGTTTAAAAAATTTTAGTAAAAAATACTCTTTAATTTGTATATGACACCACTGAATTTAACCGCAGGACCTTTAATTTGTATATGACACCACTGAATTTAACCGCAGGACcctatatattttttaaatttatagtttttcttttaaattgtttagaacaccactaaatttaactactcgaaCACCATATATTTTTCGAGTTTTTAATTTTTTAAAGTATAACTACCATTAAAATAGAATTCAAATATAATTAATAGTGGAAAAAAATTTCTGAACCCCATTGCATTTTTATCCTGAAATCGCCACGGACCCTTCCCAATCTTTCATTTTCAGTGGTTGATGGTGAGGCACCCCACGACACTCACAACATTAAGCTCTCATAAGGCCAGAACACGTTGTTATTGCCACATCAACAACGTAATTTCCATTGTGCTTCTATAATGTGTAGTTTTACAATCTTTCTTTTATaactttttttattattttatttataatattattataatttttcccCGTATTTACTATTACTACTCACTCAGTCTCAATTTTATAGTATCTTTTTCACTTTTCAAGTGTTTATTTATCAAATTTGAcataaaatatttttatatttattattattattatttgatgaaatttatatgaatgtaTTGAACTTTAAATGTGTTATCATTCATAAATTTCATTAAATAATAGagtatataacacaaacaaaataCTTTAAGTCAAAGTtgttaaagaaaaattgaaaagtcAAACACGAACTATTAAATTGAGACGCAAGGAGGGAGTATTAATTAATAAAAGGATCCTATTAGTCTATTTAATTATTAAAGATTAAATTATATGTATATGATAGTTTAAAACGGAGTTATTGCCTATTTAGTTATCTTAGGCTCACTATCGTTAAAAAAATTTAATTGAAAACATATAGTTATGTACAACAAAAAATTTCTCGCAAACAACAGAGCACGTTGATACTTTTTTTGAAACGAAAAGATTATACTAAAAAAAACTTAGCAATGAGATAAGTAAATTACAAGGAATACATAGACGAATGTAATCACGAAgtccaatttaaaaagaacttgTGATGCCTCAAAGTCCTAAAGAGCACGTTGATTGTGCTTGTTAAAATAAAACTAAGTTGTAATATTGTTTTCCTTAATTGGTTAGTTACTAAGCAAATATGTAATTTCACTTCTTCTTTCATACTCTACACTCAAGTTAGACCGTAGGTCGAGGTAAACAACGGGCCTCCATTGTTGTACGGCAACAGTCACAACGAGCTTTATGTGCCTGTTATAATGGTGATTGTGATTGTGATGTTGTAGGGGCGGACCACGGAGAACACAACGAGAGGGAGTAATTTTGAATAATCTGAATTTATCAATTATAATTTATCACATTACTCACAACACTTCACAACACCACAACACAACACAATATTTACCACGGCGCCCTGTCATTGAACAACATTGCGCTGTCATTCGACAACAATGCAACATAAGCATAAATCTCTCTTAGAACTCCACAACAATTCTATTTATCGTAACAAGTTGTCTTAATGTCCCATTTTTTCATTTTTTATATTTCCCTGTCCAGCTCTAACGAAGTGAGGCCAGTACTACTGCACTCGTTAACATTCAGAAACAACCCTAAATTTGAGAAAagaaaaatcaaatacaaatatagATATGGTTGCAATCTTCATCTTTATATCCATAATAACTCCTATATAATGGCTTTATGCCATTATTTCATAATTTACACACTCATCTTCCCCCACCACCCAATCCAAGTTGCCACTTTATGTGTCCCTACTCTTCATACAACACACTTATTCATCAACTACAATTTAAAACAACACTCTTTTAATCTAGCTTGATAAATAGCTTAGCTGCGAGCCTctttttcccacttccattatacATACATTAACGTTACACACACTCTTTTTTAATCATCCATCTATCAAAATGAAAATCCAATGTGATGTTTGTCACGTAACCGAGGCCGATGTTTATTGTACCGCTGATGAAGCCTCACTTTGTTCTGCGTGTGACTATCGTGTTCACCATGCTAACAAACTTGCTTACAAACATCCGCGTTTTTCCCTTCTTAATCCTTCTTTTGAAGACTCCCCTCATTGCGATATTTGTCAGGTTCAATATTTATTCTAATTGCTATAGCTTTCTTGAATTACAATAAGCAGTTTGGAATAAACTCGTCATTCCAAACTGCTTATTTTAATACTGTATAAAATAAGCATATAAGCACTTTTGACAAATGATATTTAAATTGATCAAAATTGCTTATATGATATATTGAAGATGCAATAGATAGAAGGTTTCCGATATGTTTATATTTGTTTATAACTTTTATTTTTGTAAAATATGCAGGAGAGGAGGGCTTTTTTGTTTTGCAAAGAAGATCGAGCGATTTTGTGTAAAGAATGTGACATTCCGATTCATACAGCAAACGAACACACGCAAAAACACACTCGTTTTCTACTAACGGGAGTTAAGCTATCGACATCTTTATcgtgttatgatgaaacatgtcaccAAACGCCATCTTTATCAACTTCGAACGAAGGCTCAACGGATCAAAAAGGTTATTCAGTTAATATTGATTCAAATTCAAATTGTAGTTTGAGCCACGAAGAAGGTAGAAGTGTTTCTGAGTATTTCATGGAAACATTCCCCTAATGGCATGTTGATGAGTTTCTTGATCCTTATAGTTACGGTATGTTTTAACAACTTTCTAAACATGGTAATTATAGTTTGTGAGAAGTACTATTTACACCCTTATAGTTTGGCTATATGGCTCATATTTTATTACATACGGAGTAACTTTTACTGCTATAGATCGAGAAAGTATTACGCCATTACGGAGTAGCATTTTTTTATTATAGAACTAAAATATAGAATATTAAGTATGATTGCACTTACTTATACTACTGCAGTATCATTTAATCACCAAGTACATCATTATTAAGTAATGAAAAAGACCCAAAACCAAAGAAATAGGAGGTAATCGTTAAATTGTTACGGAGTATTTTTATTTTTGGTTATACACTCTTAACTGTGTTTTAAAATGTTGTACAATATAATGTTTGAAATAATATTTAGAGGTGTTAATCATAGATAATGGTGTAAAGATACTCATCACCCCGAAGAAAACAAGAACTAGGAATCACATTTAAACGGCCAAAACAAATGCATGTAATTCATTTGCGGCTCATCGATGATTGATTTAAAAAGTAGGATGATTACGTGAATGATTGTGAATACAAGTACTAAACATAGTGAATTATATGTGTAGCCTGTAAATTTGGATGTATTCATTAAAAATTTGTACTTTAATATGCATAACTTAAATAAGCTTGCAAAAATTAAAGTGATGACGAGTTTATATATCATTGTCTTTAAAAATAAAATGTCTTCATATtaaattttttattatgtttttatatgTATGTAGTTTCGTTTTCGAATAATGTACTCTATGATTTATGAATACATTCTTTTGTATAACACGTCTTATTTCGTATTGGTGGACAGGCTTATGACAAAAGCATGCGTATATATTGCTATTTATGGCATATGATCGTGACAACCATGCCACCTTTAGGTTGTTAATTAATGGTCACAAGATATGGACATTTGTGTAAATTCATCATCAACATTTTGTCAAAGTGAATCATCATGAAGACCAAATACCAAAGTTTGTTTTTTTAATCTTCATTATTCATAAAGACTTGTAATTTGCAAATTTCCACTTTGCCCTCTTTATTCTCTGATGTAGAGAGTATAAGAGTTTAGTTGGAGGTATGCTTGTTTTTTTCTTTCTTATGCGGTTTGGGTATAGGTTGGTTTCTTTATATGTGGGGATTCATTTTGTTTTAATTGTTAATTTCTTTTATTGCTTCTTCTTTGTTGATTTTTTTTCCATTAAAGAataaataaagtaattaataattaataaatatgaattTAACAACAATTGTTTTCTCTTTAATtagttgttattattttttttttcttttttgaatcGGGATTATATAGTAACGAAACTATAAACTTGCAAGCAAATACATCGAACATATATAGCAAACAAGCATACCAgaaaccaattatgatctaaatacATCGAACATATCCAGcaaaaaaggcgagaactgcgagaacttttttaattttatagtttttatacatttaaatgcaacaaattacatgcacaTGTCAATTTATACTCATATAATTAACAAACATATATTCATTACCACATATCAGATggtaaattgttatttatatgaaatGTTCAAATGTTACAGAAACAAATATGCCTATGTGAACaggaaactatatatttaattatataggtaaaatttAAGTTTTTCCagactattttatgttcattcttacTCTCCATCAATACTTATGAGTGACTCGATTTACTCACgtgtgaaaatctttgtaaattaaaagttctctCAGTTCTTatagttctcgtttgaacttttgactatatatatatatatatatatatatatatatatatatatatatatatatatatatatatatatatatatatatatattggtaggatcaagggggaagtaaccaatcggagaaagtaaattttttttttttcgatttttgaaaatactttgttcacaaacattatagattggataaaaatatgaacatttaataaagacactttgtgataaatgtttttattttggcagaaaaacgctcgaaaaattaatatataacaattatcgtgtttttcgagtgtatgttgaggttttagatattagggtttatagggtttagatatatgggtttagaaatttagagtttagggtttagatttaggatttagattgaggatttaacacgaacggttaagagtttagagtttagtgtttaggattttgggtttagggtttagggactaaacccaaaacattaaaccctaaaccgtaaactctaaatagggctaaattttacttcacaaaatatgaagaaaaaaaacgttaacttgttcacgatcaatattatcttgaatgttatttttgtcgatcgttttcacgcctaaataatactccctccgtcccaaaataaaTGTCCTGTTTGACTTTTGAAAGTCAATCTTTTAAGTTTTGACTTCAAATATTTTAtggttttttatatattatttttgataaaaattatatgaaTAGATTAATTTTTTAATTGTGTTTTCATTGGTATAACTttcataaattatatataatacaaagaaaggtatttaaagtcaaagttgacgAAGAAAGACTCAAAAAGTCAAACCAGGACATTTATTTTTGGGACAGAggaaataacattcatcacgaagtgtcttttttaaatgttcatattttcgtgtgatcttgatgcatgaaaaaaaaaattaaaaaaatgaagaaaaaaaattgcttccccctgattggttacttcctcattgatcatgccatatatatatatatatatatatatatatatatatatatatatatatatatatatatatatatatagtcaaaagttcaaacgagaatcaCACAAAAGGCGAGAACTGCGACAACTTTtattttacaaagattttcacatgtgagtAGATTGAATCACCCATCATCATTGATGGAGAGtaaaaatgaacataaaatagttcgAAAAAATTTAAATTTTACCTATGTAATCAAATATATATAGTTTCCCGTTCACAAGTGCATATTTCTTTGTGTAACATgtgaacatttcatataattaacaatttaacatgtaatttgtggtaataaacatatgtttgttaataatatgagcattaattaacattttcatataatttgttgcatttaaatgcataaaaactatgaaattaaaagGTTCTCGCAGTTCTTgccctttttgtggttctcgtttgaacttgcccctatatatatatatatatatatatatatatatatatacttttcattcacttagaaaaaataattataattattaaatgttaTTAAACTTTCTAATTTACTCTTATTTATTATTTTCACtcgtttatttattaaaaaataattCAAAAAAGATAAAATTTCATTCTTCGTCCCTGATGTTTACATCAAATTTGATCTCTCGTCCTTTTTTTTTTGTGTGCAtctctcgtccctaatgtatcacaattatACATCTCTCGTCCTTTCGTTCATTTTCTGTCTATTTCAACCGTTAAATGCAATCATGTAGCCAAGCACGTGAGGGTAGTTTGGTCATTTTATCTTCTTTTTAATTTTACTCTTTTCTATTAAAGAGTACTTTTACTATAGCACTTGATACAAGTTTCCAAATAACATTTGTCTTCCTCACTTTCCAGATCTACAATCCACCATCATCAAGTGAAGTCACGAAGACACAATCTCACAAAATTTACAAAAATCAAAATTGATATATACAAAATCATCTAGCTTTTTAACATACCATTGTTCTTTGAAAACATATTTAAGAGAATAAGGTACTATCTCGCTACATTTTAATCAAATATAAATAAATTGACTTTTGCAAAAGGAAAATTGACACCGATTTTCAGATCAAAATTAGAAAATATAATAATCGCTACATTTAAATTGAATTAACAAACCTTCATATATCAGTGTGCTATTAAGATATTGGTAATGGTAACTAGTAATTTGGGTACTTTTTATCTCTATTCAAATaacattaaatataattattagcaAAAATCCTAATTAGTCAAATATCTTAACAAAATATTATGATATTACAGAGGTACAAATTAATTATAAGAAGTTATAAAATTTATATACCCTAAGAATCCAGTAATGATCGTGGCTAAAATCTGATTATTCAGCGGAATCTTCGTGAGGACATCGGAATCGTCGTGTTGCTTTGGAGTTGCCGTTGTGACAAGGATTGGTTACGTAAGAATCGTATTGATCTAAAATATCAAAGTGGTGAATGAACGGAATTGGTAATTTCACACTAATAGAAAgtgatcattatttgataataaaaAACAGAATTTTTTTTGTCAGATACTTGGTGTTTTTTGATAAAGATGAAAGAGATTCGGATGATAGAGTTAAGATTTGGCTGAAGTTTTTGGATAAAAGTCAAACACAAACATGTGTTGGGACGATGAACGGAGGGTGAAAAGATAAATagataataaagaaaaaataaaaaataaaaaagactaaaataccctcacatgctcaTCACGTGATTGAAAGTAACGACTGAAACTGACAGAGAATAGACGGAGGGACGAGGAATGTAGAACGTCCAAatattagggacgagggatgcacacaAAAAAGGatgaggagtcaaatttgatgtaaacatcagggacgaggaatgaaattttgtcaaaAAAATATGCCATAAAATATAAGGACATAAGACCACcccctatggttagttacccggccattacccgctcattacccgtaactaaccatagacaccacttagttacccgcgttagttaTCCGCTTTCATCATAGATTTAACGGAAGAGTTATAGGAATTGAGGGTCCCAGTGCTTTTTATTGTTGAACttaatgctttattgcttgtacgttgtatattaagaggagtattgttttagccatgatagggagtgtttagttatgagttagttataggatattggtgttgatgtggcgctgatgtggaaggttaagaggatgaatagtttagttacgatagggagtggcctaattgatactactccctccgtctcaatTTAATAGTCTACAGACAAAAAAACACAGTTTAAGAAAAGTGATTGTCACGTGTACTTTTTTGTCTACTTTTTAGTTTTATCTCTTACTTTTTACCTCCATTTTTGTCTTACTTAGATAAAGCAAGGGTGTAAAGATACTTTAACcaattattcttatctatttataaaagtgaactattaatttgggacatatCAAAAAGCAAATATGGACTATTAATATAGGACGGATGAGTGCTATTTATCAAAGCTCTCTTAAATTCATAAAATTGACaactatttatacattatataaaacGCGTGACAATAATTATACGTGTCAACTCCTGATTAATTATTTTCACGTGTCAACTACTCCTTTATTCCTACCACATGTCAGTCTATCATttattttcatttattaattaaattattacatttcttaatttaatttaatatacagaTTTATCACCTAAAATATCatattatattatcatataatattatattaatattaacaacgatagatgttataattatatcaataatattatatactatattattattatgaaattctTTTAAATGATcatatataatattgtttaaaacgacacattgatttaatataagtattgataatattatatatatatatatatatatatatatatagtggtaggatcaagagggaagtaaccaatcgggaggaagcaaaaactttttttttctttttttgaaaaaactttgttcacgaacattatagatgggatgaaaatatgaacatttagtagagacactttgtgataaatgtttttattttggcggaaaaacgctcgaagaagtaatatatgacaattatcgtgtttttcaagcgtatgttgaggttttagctattggggtttagatattagggtttagatattagggtttatagggtttagatattagggtttagaaatttagggtttagggtttagatttaggatttagattgagtttttaacacgaacggtttagagttttgggtttagggttttgggtttggtgttttggatttatggaataaacctaaaacaccaaaccctaaaccctaaactctaaatcgggctaaattttacttcacaaaacatgaaaaaaaaaaagttcatattcttcacgaacaatattatcttgaatgttatttttgtcgatcgtttttctgcctaaataataacattcatcgcggagtgtctcttctaaatgttcatattttcgtgtgatcttgatgccggaaaaaaaattccaaaaaaaaaattttgcttcccccgattgtttacttccccattgatcatgcccctaaatatatatatatatatatatatatatatatatatatatatatatatatatatatatatatatatatatatggtcataaaaaccatttacaatatttttattgtaataaaaattataaaatagatattacttttttaaaattataatattatttatgaatgatatataatataatataaaattaatttacaaTTTGCGCATAAATTTAAAAATTTACGTTAATATAATATTTCTAGAATATTATATAAAACACAGGCTCATATTTATCAATTTAAgttaaaatggttatttgataaTCTTTATAGATATTTAGATGTATGTGTGTCCTGTTTCGTTTTGAGATTTTGAAATAATGAAATTAGTATGTATTAAAAACATATACGATTAgagatatacataaaatattatttttaatgatcGATTTTAAACAACTTTTTAGAGGCTCGTGTTTGGTGTTTATCGATCATTTGTCAATCGAAGTTAAAATGATTCCAACATACGGGCTCATAATCTATGTGTTAGTATTCAATATTGTTTTCGGCACAAATGTTATCAATA
The window above is part of the Rutidosis leptorrhynchoides isolate AG116_Rl617_1_P2 chromosome 1, CSIRO_AGI_Rlap_v1, whole genome shotgun sequence genome. Proteins encoded here:
- the LOC139886224 gene encoding B-box zinc finger protein 20-like, which gives rise to MKIQCDVCHVTEADVYCTADEASLCSACDYRVHHANKLAYKHPRFSLLNPSFEDSPHCDICQERRAFLFCKEDRAILCKECDIPIHTANEHTQKHTRFLLTGVKLSTSLSCYDETCHQTPSLSTSNEGSTDQKGYSVNIDSNSNCSLSHEEGRSVSEYFMETFP